The DNA segment GTACTCAGAGAACTACAAATGATTGCACATGTTGTtcctcatatttataattattttccatataattttaattttcaagacaatttaCTAAATGGCCATCACAATATTTATGAAACCACCCACAATCAACTCATAGAGATTATTCCCCAAAAAGCCCTAATAACTACATAAAATCTTTGTATGAATGATAAAATCAGCCAATAAGGAGAttcacactacaagaaaaatcaacttcaggtttttactaaaaccgttgtcgtatgctttttgacaacggttttagtgaagaccgttgtcgtaggtgtgttttttaaacaaaagacaacggttttataaaaaccgttgtcttttaggtgtcaaagacagcggtttttagggtcaatgacaacggttttgtaaaatcgttgtcttttgagcgttttttagggtcaaagacaacggtttatagaaacgttgtctattagcgtgtttctTTTGACAATTGACAAGGGTGATGTAAaacgtatttagcgacggttttactaatACCGTCGCCatagttagcgacggttttatgtaaaccgttgctaatttaacaatagcgacggtttttcctacaactgtcgctaaaaatagcgacggtataatatctgtcgctatatttagcgacaattttaaataaatccatCGCATATTTTTACTTAGCGACGTTTGTtattacaccgtcgctaatttttgcGACGGTGTTAgcataactgtcgctaatattagcgacggttgagaCAACACCGTCGCAAATTATAAATCGCCGACGGGTCattgttaaaccgtcgctattagcgacggtttgattAAAACCCGTCGCAACTCTTCTATAAATATCCACTCACTCTATCCATTTTAAAACAcacaacttcacaacacttaaaattgttcttacataattttagtttcggtaattttaaaaaattgttccaaGTTTTTGAAACCTCCgcttatttatgtaaattttttcgttttattttttgttaaatttttaagttttagttaagatcttaatctattcaaattacaagttatttttagaaattttaaattgttaaaagtaatttttttttattttacttaaaatattagcgacggaaatcatgaatgaactgtcgctaaaattagcgacggaatgcaTTGCGTAAGtgtcgctaatgttagcgacggtattgaaaactgtcgctaaaattagcgacggttgtgaaaactaaaccgtcgctaactagcgacggtttaacaaaaatccgtcgcaatatttatGTGCGACGAtttgttaaaaaccgtcgcaaattgtagcttcaaaaatggataaaaaccgttgtctttgagcgtacCCTTTAACCACATGGGCTTTAACGACAGTTTTAAAAGtcctacaacaacggggaaaaaccgttatcgtaggccttttttcttgtagtgtcagGATGAAAATCCAAATGATCACTCTTTGTTGTTTGTTTTTGTGATATTATTAAAGATGAAACATGAACATAACATCTCTGAAAGAAATTTCAATGACATATGTCAACTAATATTAGAGTTATGTCCTAATGATAACGTCTCTAATAATTTTTACGCTACGAAGAAACTTAATAAAGATATCTGATTGTCCGTCGAGAAGATTGATGCTTGCAACAATAACTGCATGTTCTATTGGAGTGTAGATGATGCTTTAACTGAATGTAAAATATGAGAACATCCTTGATATAAGCCCAGTAGGCGTAGATATCAGAATACTAAAAAGCAGGCTCTATACAAGAAGATGTATTGTTTTCCCACCATCCCTTGTTTACAAAAGTTATATGCTTCATCTACTACATATGCACATATGTAGTGGCATCACGACCACCATTATGACGGTGTAACAATGACACACCCATCTGATTCGCCAGTATGACGTCATTTTGACCTAATACACCCATATTTTGCATCAGATATTCGAAATTTGAGATTAGGACTCCAACAATTTGGTTAGATGGGTCAAAAATATCCATTGTGGCCTGCGATTTTAACGGCAAATAACATGTCACCTTGAATGTGTATGAAAATACGAATACATGTTCTTGACCGGGATTGCACCTGGTCCGAGGAACCTTAAATATAAACTAAAAGTGTTTCTTCAGCCATTGATTACAGAACTTCATTCACGCAAAGAGAAATTTAACGGTCTGATAATCACACGAAGTTCCTATATAAAGATCACCCACTACGTCACAATATGTACATGTTTGTATGTGGTAGAAGAGTATTGCATTTCGCTCCTAATGTTAAACAAGGATTTTAATTACTGAATGAGTTGGATAGTTTTAGTTTTAGGCCGTTGAATATGAGATGATAAACAAAGAAATTTGTAAATGGATCAAATGTGGATGGAAAGTAAGGAGTATTTTTTGAGAGCATCCTTACTGGACTACAAACCTCATGAGACACAACTTGAATGCCATGCATTTTGAGAAAAATGTTCTTGACAATTTGTTTAACATGGTAATAAATATTTCCTGAAGTATTAAGAATAATGCCAAATCTCGAGCGGATCTTGTTGAAATATATCATACCAGAGTTACATCTTGATGGGGTTACGAGAAAATATCCTTAAGAGAGCTATACCCTTAAGAAGTATGCAAGACAAATTTTATATAGATGGCTAAATGATTTTCGATTATCCGATGGTTATGTTTCGAAAATGTCTCAGTGAGACAGATGATGTTTAAGCTTCAAGCGACGATGTCTTTCACAACGACATCGACATTGACTAGAGCAGAGTTACGAGTGCATGTAGTTTGTTCATAAGGAGGTTGTTGTTCAACCGACAATGTGTTTTCAATCGTGAAGGCCTATTCCTATGGTTGTTTCTCTTCAACttaattaatgtaaaatttGTGAATGATCAACTTCAGTGTGAGTAATgaaatttcaattaaatttatatagatATAATATATAGAGGTGGTCGGTACGACatatcgtaccgaaatttcGGATACCGTATATCATACCGAAAATATCGGTATGAGAAAAATGATACCGTTATCTTACCGACTTTTCGATATATCGAaagtcggtataccgaaaagtcggtacggtatcggtaaAATACCGTCATACCgaaaatacatataaaaaaattcattctcttgTAATTACAAGACCAATGattatcaatactaaacaaatcCCTCAAGACAGTCAAAGAGACCAGGaaagatatatacaaaacaaatccATAAAGACAATAAACAACAACCGCAACATGTGTCTGGAGATCCAAGACATTAATGAACACCAATAAACTTTAACCGCAACATGTACGACTTCTTCATTTGCTATCTTTGCAACAATGTCTGAGGTTCTGTGATTTCTGAACCCTGTTAGTTTTTCAAAAAGTCTTGGCTCACCATCCAGTCCTCTAACTAGCTGTAAGGTTAGGCTATAGAGATAAGATTTCTCAACAGTTTAAATTTTCAACTGTGAGTCGATTTGCTTCACTGAACTTTGATTTGGACTATTCCAACATATTGAGTCCAAACAAaagttaaattctttattttggtacggtatcgatatatatcgttttataccaaaaaaataccttatattttaaaaatttaactttattatttataaatattatatattttttaatttatatatattatttcggtatttcgacatataccgaaaatttcaaattccataCTGTTACCATACCAAAAATTTCGGTGTCGGTACCATACCGTAccaaaaatttcgataaattcggtatttttcgttacggtaatctcggtatactgaaaattcggtatttttttctACCTCTAATAATATATATGACTGCACGTCAAGAGGGTGGCGATGTGGATCAGCGTATACTTATATGGGTGCATGAAGACATGTATATTTCGTAATTATTAATGTGATTTGATTGtaaaaattttagtttatttattaatgtctatattcaaattcattatttaaaactattttatatatatatatataagtgaaTCCCAAtattatagaaaaatattaataattaaaaaataaacatataaaaaataattttgggaattcaaatattaattatcatcttaaactatttttttgaaaacaattaatttatttaacagcaaaattaattaaataatcgcAAAATTAACTACCGTTTCTATTTAAAACCGTCTCAAAATGAGCGACTGTTTTTAACTAAATCATTGCTAAATAGGGACgatttttaattaaatcatcGCTAAATAGTGATGGTTTTAATTCGAACCGTCGCTAAACAACTTGAAAATAATTTAGTTATAATTGGTTTTGGCTTTATAAGAATGTCCTATTATGAATACTGTCActaaattaacgacggttttctGTATATTAATGTCGTTAACTTACCGACAGTTTTATAAAACCATTGCAATCAGGCAACGGCAGCAGATTATCCTTAGTGACGGTAACCAGCGGTTTCTTCTGATGATGCATGTATCTACCCcaaagaattaaattaaataatgccattattattatcattattattatcatattataaaaaGATTACAAGAACAACTTATCGGGATATTAtgaaataacttttttttttaaaaaaacacatatTCCAACTTATTTTAGAGCTAACAATTTCAAAATCCGAACACGTGATTCAATTAATTTTATCTAAATATATGTTGAGGAATGCTTAATACATCACGTCAAGAAGCCCGATTTCCAGCTTCTctcgggaaaaaaaaaagcaagaaaataataaaaagaagaGGCATGTAGTTAATTAAATAGAagtttattacaatatataattgTGAAAAAGACGATAGAAGAAAACCACAATATGagacttatttttttttttggaatattaTTCAGGAGATTTATATTAAATCAGATATCAACTTAGGATTAATTAGGCGAAACTCATCCAACCATGCATATCAAACATAGATGCTTCCCTAGCAAGAGTATCACAAAAACAAAACTAGAAAAATGAACATCCAATACTAGAAGTTTACAATATTCGACAATTAAACGTCCCAAGCTCGAAGAATCTGGCTGAGGAGAGTTAATCGTTTATCATTTTATGCTCAATAACATTTTAAGATTGTCATTCAATGACGATGAATAAATCTAAGTCGAGGCAAAAGTTAAACTCTTTATTGGTGATTTACTATCGGTATTTTGAAAAATTCGAATCTAAGAAGTTCAAATTCAAGCGttgaaactttaaaaacaaTGTAAAAGTAGAGAAAGTAGAAGGAAGGATCTTGAATCAGGCGACAACGCAAATTTCACAAAACTTGACTAATTATGCTTTTCATCACCGTTCACTTGAATACATATTATAAGcaagaaagaagaaagaaaataacTCATTCCTACCATAGATTTAATTTGCTGGGGAAACAAAGGGCAGAAATAGAAAAATGAAACCAAGAAATTATTGAATGAAAACATAGCCAAAAAAGGAAGATAGTGTCTACATTATTCCATTTCCATGATTAGGAATAGATAGACAAGTATTATATATGTGATCACCCTCATGCCTTTTCTCTTCCTTTGGTTTCATAACGTTTCCATGGCATTCTCTGATTTCCTGTCCTTGATTACAAGCTACAGTACCGTAGTTTCCGATATAAAAGTTGCTGCCATTGACAGCTGATTCGGGAGCTTGAACAGGGTTCATAGTCGACATATATTCTGGCAAATGTGCAGTACTCATGGGGTAAAGGCTAGTAGAATTCGTGGGATAGTTCTTGATGAAATTTCCATTCATTAGAAGAGAGCCATAGTGAAATGGAGGAAAGGAGACTGGATAATTAGCAGAAGAAGATCCGAAATTGAGGAGATTATTTCCAGTTGTGGTTGTAGCCATATTGGAGTTAGACCTCATGATCAGGTGATGATCGTTGTAATTGAAGGCAAATGACTTTGTTTTGTTGAAATTATAAAACGGCTGGGGAAGATGCTGAACTAATTGCTTGCCTAGTTTCGGCGCATTGTTCGACGTCGCTGATGAAGAAAATTCCGTAAAGCTGTTAGGAGCTTGTGGCCGTTGATGATCGGTTTGTAGAACATGGCCCGTGCCCGTATTTTTCGATGAAGCTGCTGCGGCCGCCGCCACCGGCACTTCATGGTTATGTTTCCCCTCGTACGTCGTAATGACAGATTTTAAATCATCTGCTGCTCTTTCAACATGCTTCCGCACAGGACAACCGGGGCTCGTGCACTTGTAGTAGCTCCTGTATATATCCACACACGTATATatatgcatgcaagaaaatcgaaaaaGTGATCACATATCTGAAATATTGTCGATTACCTACACTATCTAGCAATGTGTGTATTTTGCAAAAATTTACCAACCTCGGGTTAGGATTTCCTTTAACAACCTTTTGTCCGTATTTCCTCCACCGATATCCATCATCAAGAATATCAATATCGCTCTCTATCTGGACGACAACTCGTGGCTCCCGAGTGGACCTCGATATGTTTGACTCAATCGAAAAGCTCTCCCTCTTCCTACCAATAGTAAAATGCATTTGGTTTTATATTTcgatgttaaaatttataaactAGCATTGCTTGTTTATGTTATCATTACATACCTTTTCTTGGAATCAGAGTCAGCGTTCTgatcatcatcttcatcatgGAAGGACATGCTTTCAGTGCTTTCCACATCTTGATCTTCAACGACATGAAATTCTTGAGCTTCGAAATCTTTCATCGACATAGGTAATGAATCAGATTTAAAACTATGAGTAGTCTGAATCGACAGATTAGAAGAATACGCTCCCCCGTTAAAACCAACCAATGAATCCAACCCTGTATTCCTAGTTAACGTTGCACCTTTGATATTGTTATTGATCTCCAGTACATCGGCACCAAACCGCTTAAAGGGCTGAGGTTCCGGGTGATTGTGAGAGCCCTTGTACACGATCTCTGTAATATGGCCGTCGTGAGATCGCTCCACCTTCTTCTTGACCAGGCAGCTAGTGTGGGTGCATTTGTAATAACTCCTTGGATATTCACTCCCCTTCACATGTTTCTGGCCATATTTTCTCCAATAGTAGCCATCTTCTGAAGATCTTGTCACTTCTTTAGGAAAGTATGCTCCCCTTTGTTGCTTTTCCACACACacttttttctcattttcttgGATATCCACTGGATGTTCAAAGTAATTCTCAACTGCCTGCAAGATTAATTCATGATATATATGGGACGACATTAGCTTAATTCATTTCATTACAAAACAAAAGGAAAACCTGAAACATACCGAATTCATAGATTTGTGTTGAGGCCTTATGTAATTGTTGGTTGAACAAGGATCCGTATTCCCATTGGCAGCAAGTTTCCATTTGAGCTTTAACTTGTCGTGATTGGGTGATGGGAATTGAAAGCTCCCAGTGGTTGGAGATAGCTGTGCCCCCTATATATACATAACCAAAATTCATCCAAAGTGTTCGTTAATTAATTAGCTAGCCATGTCTAAAACTTTGTTTATACAATCAAAGGCATTCTTAGGTACACACATCCATGCATGCTTGTTTGCAAATTTCATCTTTACAAGAAAATGGCTAGCTCTCTTGATGATTTAAGACGGATTTGATAAATGGCATGGATCGAGTTTTCGAGGATTCTTGCACCCAGTTAGTCGTATTTCAAACATGACTTCAGGTATTTTTGCAACATATTATAAatgaatttcaattttaatttctcCATGAAATGTTTGCGTCACGTAGATTGCTAGACTTGAACATTGTTgcagaaaaaaatttcaaacagtactctaaaatttattatttgacAAATTTAATGCTTATAATGTCGTTTACATAGTACTTGTAATAACTTTATTAAACTTAAAACTTAATTAACTTTGTAATGGTATCGGCCACAATATTGGATAAGTcacattgcaaatattttgagaAGCCAACTTTCTTAGTATTACCTTAATTTTCATTACATGAATTGATGAAAAAACTATATCTATTAATTGTTAACAAAAAATTTCCATGCACATAAGCTGTTATAAATGTTtgataaatatatgtttttctACACGCATGCATGCATATAAAGAGGTATAATAACAGGTACCTGAGCATTTGGTAGCATCACCGGGGAGTCTAGCAAGGCGGAGGGGCTAATGCCAGGTGGCACCGTGAAATACGGCGAGCGTAGCAGTGTCGGTGACGTTAGATGGGGAGTCGTGTGTGCGGTCCTGATCAGGAATCGGGGCTTCACATTCATGTTCCGAACATTGAAACCACATTTCGCAGCCCTCCTCTCCGCGATGCTAATCATGTTCCTCCGCCCGCCTTCGCCACCCCtatttatcataatattttCACGCTGATCTACGTGAAGCAGCGCCGACGGCCTATGATATATTTCTTGATTTCTGTTGATCATCGGAGCTGATGGTGATCTAGAGCTGTCGTCGCGGATATGATTCGACTCCATCGCCAAATCAATAATTGGAATCAACCATAGGAATTGGAAAACAGAaggtaaaaaaataacaatctgAACGAACAAATTGTTAGTCacgcattattttttttatacatacatAGCTTTCTTGatgattcatatatatatatatatatatgataaatattttggaatatatatTTTGTCACAGTATCAATCAATGGAAAACCCAGATGATTATTAGATTAGGGTTttcaagattttgattgataCTGTGTTTGATCACATTGGTGGATATGT comes from the Primulina huaijiensis isolate GDHJ02 chromosome 8, ASM1229523v2, whole genome shotgun sequence genome and includes:
- the LOC140982550 gene encoding probable WRKY transcription factor 4; its protein translation is MESNHIRDDSSRSPSAPMINRNQEIYHRPSALLHVDQRENIMINRGGEGGRRNMISIAERRAAKCGFNVRNMNVKPRFLIRTAHTTPHLTSPTLLRSPYFTVPPGISPSALLDSPVMLPNAQGAQLSPTTGSFQFPSPNHDKLKLKWKLAANGNTDPCSTNNYIRPQHKSMNSAVENYFEHPVDIQENEKKVCVEKQQRGAYFPKEVTRSSEDGYYWRKYGQKHVKGSEYPRSYYKCTHTSCLVKKKVERSHDGHITEIVYKGSHNHPEPQPFKRFGADVLEINNNIKGATLTRNTGLDSLVGFNGGAYSSNLSIQTTHSFKSDSLPMSMKDFEAQEFHVVEDQDVESTESMSFHDEDDDQNADSDSKKRKRESFSIESNISRSTREPRVVVQIESDIDILDDGYRWRKYGQKVVKGNPNPRSYYKCTSPGCPVRKHVERAADDLKSVITTYEGKHNHEVPVAAAAAASSKNTGTGHVLQTDHQRPQAPNSFTEFSSSATSNNAPKLGKQLVQHLPQPFYNFNKTKSFAFNYNDHHLIMRSNSNMATTTTGNNLLNFGSSSANYPVSFPPFHYGSLLMNGNFIKNYPTNSTSLYPMSTAHLPEYMSTMNPVQAPESAVNGSNFYIGNYGTVACNQGQEIRECHGNVMKPKEEKRHEGDHIYNTCLSIPNHGNGIM